A genomic region of Rhipicephalus sanguineus isolate Rsan-2018 chromosome 1, BIME_Rsan_1.4, whole genome shotgun sequence contains the following coding sequences:
- the LOC119383380 gene encoding uncharacterized protein LOC119383380, protein MSSFPGSIYERFLVDIFIEADFNNLGVLDVRKLRAALAATITYLRYRTISLRTTDMLMALVDIGRRGFLNMQQFFLLHQVVNRLWKSFRLYDLNNSGWIRHSDVRAAVNNGLQLSDQQMNEVLGHGEHRIWVSLDQYLQLCVLSILSRYNV, encoded by the coding sequence ATGTCAAGCTTTCCTGGCAGCATATATGAGCGGTTCTTGGTGGACATCTTTATTGAGGCGGACTTCAACAATTTGGGCGTACTCGACGTGCGCAAGCTGCGTGCGGCCCTGGCAGCAACCATAACTTACCTGCGGTACCGCACCATCTCGCTCAGGACCACAGATATGCTGATGGCCCTGGTCGATATTGGAAGAAGGGGCTTCCTGAATATGCAGCAGTTCTTTTTGCTTCATCAGGTTGTTAACCGCTTGTGGAAGTCCTTCCGGCTCTATGACCTGAACAACTCTGGCTGGATTAGGCATAGCGACGTCCGCGCTGCTGTTAACAACGGCCTTCAGCTCTCCGATCAACAAATGAACGAGGTGCTGGGTCACGGCGAGCACCGGATCTGGGTTTCTCTGGACCAATATTTGCAACTCTGCGTCTTGTCCATTCTCAGCCGTTACAACGTTTAA